In the genome of Odocoileus virginianus isolate 20LAN1187 ecotype Illinois chromosome 17, Ovbor_1.2, whole genome shotgun sequence, the window atattcagggttgatttcctttaggatggactggtttgatctccctgctgtttaagagactctcaagagttttccccagcaccacaattcaaaagcattgattcttcagtgctcagctttctttatggttcaactctcacaactctcacagtacatgactactggaaaaactacagctttgactatatggacctttgtcacacAGATAAAGCATTTCAAAAATGACAAACCAGATATGATACCCACGAATGTACCCGAAGTTGAGAATTTTCCCTTGTGGAGCATCTCCATGCAATGTatgttattttccttatttctgtgGTCCTTGCTGCTTCTCTAGGCTAGAGCACTGGGCTGTCAGTTCCCCTTCACTCAGTCCCATGGAATCAACATTTTCCAGACTCCTCAATTCTGTCTTCTCTCACTCTGCCCCAACCTTCTCTGGTAAATGTCATTTCCTGACCCTATGTCTTCTCTTTACAAGAAACTGTCTCATTTAGGCTTCTAAAAGGAATGACTTTTGGCTGGGGGATACTTCTATGTTAAAATTTGACTCTTGAAGATGTGTAAGAAACTGTGAATATTAATCTTCAAAAAGGTGGGATTTGAGGGGAACACGAGTATAATTTCATATACTTTATACTATTAACTTGTTATCAATACTACTTTTTCCACTGCGCCCCCAGTGGATTTGCAGAGATCCGCTCATCTCCCTTCGAGCTCCCTCTGGACCTTTGAAGTCCGTTCTCACCTGGAGTTCTTCAATCTTGGACAGATAATATTGGCGGAGTCCACTGCCTGCCTTCCCCTCTTCCAGCTCCATCTGAGGATACAGTGTAATTATTAACCAAAAAGCTAAACATCCAAGGGATAAAGCTACTTCCACGTTGATTTCGGAGATTTAAGATTTGTGTTCTGATCCCTCAATCCATCTCTTCACAACCATTTCCTTAAGACTTAAACTAAAACAGCATGAGAACGCTGCCTACCTCTTAAGGCTTTCGGGAGGATCAAGAAACGGCGCACCCGGGAACGCTACACAATCCCGAGATGTTATTTGTACAGGAGCAGCCAACAGGAAGCACGGGCCCCCCGACTCCCGCAAGGGTGGGTTCCCGCTCCTACTGCTCTCACCGCTCCTCACTAAATCGGCTTGCACCCGGTCTTCCACTCCCGGCCCTGCCGTGACCCGCCGCGGGCGGCGCTGACACAGCAGATCCGGTCCCAGGCAGGGCCCAGTCTAGACTGGCCCACCCACCCCGGACTCCCCCCACCCGCTGGCCCCGGCCGGCTGCCCACCTCGGATCGCACCTGCTTCGCATCCAGCCCCGGTCCCcgcccggccgccgccgccaTACCTGCTCTGGTCCGTCAAGCGCCATCTTCCCTCTTCTGAGGAGACCGCCGGCATCAGAGCAGCTGTGGCGCGCAGGCGCAAAGCCGGAGCTTGGGGGGTGGGCGGGCAAAGACTCTGGCAGAGAAGAGTTCCGGGTCAATGGGCGGGATGTGAGGACGGAAGGTAACAAATAACAAGGGCCATAGAGGGGTACGCGAGGTCAGGATCTTTGGTGTAAAAGGCATAGAACTCCTAAAGTTACTCTCTAGAAATTGTTTTGGCGCCATTTTCTCCTGGTGCCGGCTCCCAACAAAACCTGGGGAAGGattacagagaaaatatttgtagccACGCTCTTAATGGCGGAAAACTTGGAGCCGGGACGCGAGCGACGCAAGCGGAAGCGGAAGTACGTTTGCTGCCCACATGTGCCTCTCAGAGGGTGGAGAGAAAGGTGCTGGCTGCCGGAGAGTGGTGTGGAGTAAGAAGCTGAGTGTCTCCGCGACGGCGAGTGGGGAACGGAAAGCGGAATCTAGTGCTCCGGGAAGACGTTCAAACTTCTGCTTTCTCTCCCGATTGAGTGGTGCCCCCCCGTTACACCATGGGCAAAAAGGGCAAAGTCGGGAAGAGCCGGCGGGACAAATTCTATCACTTGGCGAAGGAGACCGGTGAGTCAGGGTTCGTACTGTCAGAGCAGGCGAGCCACCGACCTCGGTCGGTTCGCCCCGCTTTCCAAATATTGAGTTTCTCTTCCGCAGAAGGGGTAGTGGGTCGGGAGGCCGCAGAAATCCCGTTGGGAAAGCGCTTTGCGGACCTTGTTAAAGTATTTTGTCGCCGCCCCCAGGTTACCGCTCCCGCTCTGCTTTCAAGCTGATCCAGCTGAATCGCCGCtttcaatttctgcaaaaagcCCGAGCATTGCTGGACCTGTGCGCTGCACCGGGTGGATGGTGGGTAACACCTGGCACCTGACGCGCCTTATGGAAACTTTCAGGGTTCCAGCCTTGGATGACTGAGAATTGCGTTGAGGGGCGGGAGGGATACAGTAATACCAGCCTCATATTTCTGTACTCCCCAGAACTATAAACTTCAGGAGGGAAGATTTGGAACGTGTACATACGTTTGGCTGGTATTGACCAGGGttcttcagttccattcagttgctcagtcgtgtctgactcattgcgaccccgtggacttctgcacacccggcctccctgtccatcaccaactcctggagcttgctcagactcatgtccatcgagttgttgatgctatccaactatctcatcttctgtcatccccttttcctgccttcagtctttcccagaccagggttctTTGCCTTCCCCAGTCAATAGAAATTGATTAGAGGCCAGACAGGAAATTCAGGCAAAGCTTtattggggcccctgctgcagcaggagggCATGAGAACAAGTAACAAGTTCCTTTGCTTGCTAGCTCCCGGAGAGGGTGTGAGCTGATTCTTTATATGGGATGAGGGTTGTGTGTCTAGAAGCCCAGCCTTAGGagtggcttaggtggtttgctCACCCCTTTGGTGATGGTGAGTGCTTTTGCTCCTAGCCCTTCATAAGTGGCAgtggatttgtttgttttttggtctttttgtatcttcttgCCCCAAATTCACCCAAGCTGGGCATGCATATGGTTATTTTTAGTCACTTGtggtttgtttatattttattacttgaGGAGTTGTTTGTTCAACTGCAAACACTGCAGCAGAAGGTCCCAGGTCCCAGAGACTCCCAGCACTAGAAGCTGGGAGATCAGATTGtcgagggggtgggaggggtggtaTTTTAATCTTTACTTCTCTCTTATAGGCTGCAAGTGGCTGCCAAGTTTATGCCTGTATCCAGTCTTATTGTGGGTGAGTGACCAGTGGCTCTCTTAGGTGTTCCAGGGGGGTGGAGAGTGAGACACTGTGGTTCTGcatttccttcctccctgcttGAGGCAGCCTTTTGGAATCCTCTGCACTCTTTTTTTCCAGGAGTGGATCTGGTCCCAATCAAGCCTCTTCCCAATGTGGTGACACTCCAGGAGGACATCACAACAGAACGCTGTAGGCAGGTAATGGGAACCTCCCTTTTCCTGTCCTTCTAATGTGTAGACATCTGCATCCATCCCTCTTCCCACCTGGATCCCCTGAAGGCGCATTTTTCTTGCTTACCATGCCCTAAGCAGTGCCCACACATTGTCTGTATGATAAGGCCCAAAAGACAGGGTGTCCATCTAGCCTTTGTTTATTCAGGAAAGAAGTCTTCGGAGTTGGAGGAAGTGCAGAGATTTCCATGAAATCCTTTCCAGCAGGTTCTCTAGTAGACTAAGCTCTATGAGGACAGATAGGTTTGCTTATCATTGTATCACCTGTCCACGGCATAGGAATTGGCCTGTGGCGGGCACTCAGCAAATGATTGGGTGGACAGATGGCTGAACCAGTGATTCTGTTCATAGCCATGTCTGGATTTCAGTTGCAGTaatctcttccttctctgtaGGCCCTGAGGAAGGAGCTGAAAACCTGGAAGGTTGATGTTGTGCTCAATGATGGGGCCCCCAACGTCGGGGCTAGCTGGGCCCATGATGCTTACTCCCAAGGTGCTGGGGTTGGAGGACGTGGAGATAAGGGTGGAGGCGGGCATGCCCTCTCAGGCTGCCGAGGTCCTCACCTTACCATCTCTTTCCCATAGCCCATTTGACGTTGATGGCTCTGCGTTTGGCTTGTGACTTTCTGGGCCGTGGTGGCTGCTTCATCACAAAGGTTTTCCGTTCTCGTGACTATCAGCCCTTACTGTGGATCTTCCAGCAGCTCTTCCGCCGTGTCCAGGCCACCAAGCCCCAAGCCTCTCGTCATGAATCTGCGGAGATCTTTGTAGTCTGCCAGGGTTGGTGTAACTTCCTTTGTTCTCTTGATTCAGTCTCCTACCTACCAAAGCACACTTGCTCACGAATCTTATTACCTTAGGTTTCCTGGCTCCTGACAAGGTTGACAGTAAATTCTTTGACCCCAAGTTTGCCTTCAAGGAAGTCGAAGTTCAGGCCAAGACTGTTACAGAATTGGTGACTAAGAAGAAGCCAAAGGTGTGTTAGGGGTGGGGCCACTCTCAGGTCCTGGAACTTGGGGGAGGCTGGGCCTGGTGGGTCCTACAGACACCCTGGAAGGGACTGACTGCTCAACCTTCGTTATCTCCCTTCTAAAGGCTGAAGGCTATGCTGAGGGCGACCTCACTCTCTATCACCGAACCTCCGTCACTGACTTCCTCCGAGCTGCCAACCCTGTTGACTTCCTCTCCAAAGCCAGTGAAGTGAGTTCCCAGACTCGAGGGCTGTGGGGGAGCCCCAGAAACAGGGCCTGAGCATCTCCCCACTCCTCTCCCCGCCGAACAGATCTCACTAGATGACAGTGAGCTGGCACAGCATCCAGCCACCACCGAGGACATACGGGTGTGCTGTCAGGACATCAAAGTGCTGGGGCGCAAGGAGCTCAGGTTTGCGCTGGGGGTGGGCAGAAGTTCTGGGAGCCCCGAGGGCGGTGGGGAGGCCTGGGAGGGACATGACGCTGGATCTCGGGGAACAGGATGCTGCTGTGCTGGAGGTCCGGGGTGGGGGCCTGAGTCCTCGGACTTACGTGGCTCACACTTGAGGTTTGGGATATGGGCCTAAACCAGGAGGAGGTTGATGGAGGCTGACAGATGGAGACAGTAGGGTCAGGAATGGTATTTCTGGGGCAGGTCCCTACTGAACTGGAGGACGAAGCTTCGGCGATACATGGCCAAGAAGCTGAAAGAGCAAGCAAAGGCACTGGACATCAGGTGAGGAGGGAGCCAAGCCAGGGCAGGCGCTGAGCGGGTGTCGGCGGGAGGTGTCCGTGGAGATAGCCAGCTCCTGGGACACTTGTTTCAGCCTCAGCtcaggggaggaagaggaaggagaggaggaggagtccACAGCGGGGACTGGGCCGCAGCCAtctcaggaggaggaggaggaggaacagcTGAACCGCACCCTGGCGGAGATGAAGGCCCAGGAGGTGGCAGAATTAAAGAGGTGAGGGGAGCTGGGGACCACCACGGCCGAGTCCCTCAGTGGGGGAGTGGGAAGGCCTGGCTAGGGAATCTCCAGAGCTCCTCAACCCGGCCCCTCAGGAAGAAGAAGAAGCTGCTGCGTGAGCAGAGGAAGCAGCGGGAGCGCGTGGAGCTGAAGATGGATCTTCCCGGGGTTTCCATCGCAGACGAGGGGGAGACTGGCATGTTCTCCCTGCGCACCATCCGGGGTCACCAGGTGAGGCGGGGTGGGGCCCACGCAGGAGATGGGAGGACCTGAGCGGGCGTTCAGAGGTGGGGGCCCGGAGGCCTTTGGTTCAGTACGCTGAATGATCTTGCTCCTGGTTGCTGTCCTCGCCCATGAATGACTTGGTGAGGGGAGGCTGGGAAAAAACAAGAGCCTTATATTTCAAAGACCAGGAGGGAATGTACACCTAAAATAATGGCAGAGTAGGAAGCTTTGTGAGTGTGATGTAGATTTGTTTATCTTTGTAGAAATAGAGCATCAGAACCACAAGGCTTTCGCTGCCAGATTAGGTGACAGGCAGTGCAGCCAGGGTGCCTGGGTTACCAGCGCACATGTTGGGAGTTCCCCTCGGGGAGGCGGGGCACAGTGTTGTTCAGTTCACTGAGACCAAGTTAGCACCTGTCTACTCTAGGCTGTTGGACGGTGCCTTCTGCTGAATGCTAGAGACTCGGCTTTTCCTGGCAAAAGCAGCATCACAAATAAAATGAGCTTCTGTGGCTCTTGTGTGTAAAGGTAACAGCTGGGTCAGATCTTACAGGAGCCAGAGAGCACAGTGGTCCTGGAGCGGACCACCACTTTCGCATCCtttgtctcctcatctgtaaaagataTTAACAGAAACCACCTACTAGGGTGTTAGGAAGGAATAAACAAAGATGGTTAGATGTGATTCCTGGTGTGTAATTCAGGAAATAGTAGCTGTCTTTGCCATGAGAACAGATTTTGGAGTTGACAAGTGATTTATAAGTGAAACAATTCTTCCTGTTAGATGTATGTTGCTGGGCTCCTTTATTCAATGGAAACAACAGTTGTAGATATTCTCCAGTGATAAGGTGCGTTCTGAGTAATTTGAAAACcagtgattttaaaacattttaaagtttgacACCAGTTAGGCCAAGGGGTGCTTTTCCATAAACCTATTCCTTCCACTAATTGAAGAAGAGAATGCTGAGTGACGTGGCCTAGGGTGGGGTGTTTTAAACAGTTAACCCCATCACCTCCCTGTCAATGAAAGGAGGTAATGTACTTGCCACAGTGTTTTTTCTGATGTTGCTGAGAATAAGCTAAGATGACGAACAGGGAGGAATACAGCCGTATGTTCCTTGTCGGTGCCCTTGACCTCTGTTTCTGTCGCCCTTCAGTTGTTAGAGGAGGTAACACAGGGGGACATGAGTGCTGCAGACACATTTTTGTCTGACCTGCCAAGAGATGACATCTACATATCAGATGGTGAGGACGACGACGATGCATCTCTAGATAGTGACCTGGatccagaggagctggcaggagtCAAAGAACCTCAGAGTCTAAAGGACCAGAAGTGgtaaggagtgtgtgtgtgtgtgtcaggaggGGGGGTGTCTGGGGAGGTGTCTATAGGGCACCCTCAGCTCAAGTTCCCCGTGGGAGTTGGGGGCAGCAAGCCCTCCAGAGCACTGATCCACCCACTTACCTTGGGGCTACAGTGTACGATTTGCTGAAGTGGAAGATgataaagaggaggaagaagagaatccACTGTTGGTACCATTAGAGGAAAAGGCGGTGCTGCAGGAAGAACAGGCCAGCCTGTGGTTCTCCAAGGTAAGCAGAGGCTGGGGGCCGAGACACACCAGGGCTGGCGTTCCCCGGGAGAGGGGTGCCTGACGATTCCCCCATCGCAGGACGGCTTCAGCGGGATTGAGGACGATGCCGACGAGGCCCTGGAGATCAGTCAGGCCCAGCTGCTGTATGAGAGCCGTCGCAAGGGGCAGCGGCCGCCACCACCGCCTTCCAATGAGGAGATGGAAAGCAAGCCTCCCCCGTGCCAGGGTGAGGCCCCTAAGGGGGCGGGGGCTCCTAAGGGGTCAGAGGTCGCCCCTGGGCCTGGAGAGGAAGAGAGCGACGGCGACGGCGGCTCCGACAGCGACGACAGCAGCGAGGACGAGGAGAGGTGAGTGGTGGCGGCTGACAGAAGGGCTCACGGAGCAGCAGTGGTTCTGCCCCATCCTCTGTAAGCTGGGTTGGAGATGGAGAAATGCAGATGGTTCTGGTTTAAGTGGTCTGCAGTACGGCCTGAGGGGCAAGGTTTCTGCAAGTTCCCCAGGCAGTTTTCACTAAGAACTAGGGTTGGGTCTGGGTGGCGTGGGTTACAGTGGGACATGGGTGCACATCCTTCCCCTCTTCCACAGCTGGAAATCACAGCGCGGGAAGAAGCGCGGCCGCGGGTCTAGGTCAGAGGACGACGGTGGGTTTGAGGTGGTGCCTATCGAGGACCCAGGTGAGAGCTCTGCACCCAGTGGGAGGGAACACCACCTGGAGGTGGGTGTCGGGGGCTGAGCTGTGACCTGCCCCCCTCCCTAGTGAAACATCGGATCCTGGACCCTGAAGGCCTTGCTCTAGGTGCGGTTATTGCCTCTTCCAAAAAAGCCAAGAGAGACCTTATAGATGACTCCTTCAGCCGGTGAGGGGCCAGGAAGTCATGAGAATCGACCTgggtagggggtgggagggatggttTCTGTGAAAGCCTGATCTGGTGTTCTCTCCACCTAGGTACACGTTCAATGAGGATGAGGGGGAGCTTCCAGACTGGTTTGTGCAGGAGGAAAAGCAGCACAGGATACGACAGTTGCCTGTCGATAAGAAGGAGGTGGAACACTACCGGAAACGCTGGCGGGAAATCAATGCGCGGCCCATCAAGAAAGTGGCCGAGGCCAAGGCCAGAAAGAAGCGGAGGGTGAGCATGGGGCTGCCTGTGATGCTGGTGGGCTGGGCAGGGGTAGGAGAAGAGGCTGGCCTGACTGTGAGGCCCCCCGACAGATGCTCAAGAAGCTGGAGCAGACTAAGAAGAAGGCAGAAGCTGTGGTTAACACGGTGGACATCTCTGAACGGGAGAAAGTGGCACAGCTTCGAAGGTGAGGGGCCGGGGGTCACCCACAAAGGTACACGGAATCAGGGAGCAGCAGGAAGCCTCTAACCTGTGTCTTCCGCTTACAGTCTCTACAAGAAAGCTGGGCTTGGAAAGGAGAAACGCCAGGTTACCTACGTTGTAGCCAAAAAAGGTGTGGGGCGCAAAGTGCGCCGGCCAGCTGGGGTCAGAGGTCACTTCAAGGTGGTGGATTCGAGGATGAAAAAGGACCAGAGAGcacagcagaggaaggagcagaagAAAAAGCACAAGAGGAAGTGAGCGGGGCCACCAGGGCCTCTGAGGGACTGTGTGGATGAGGAGGGATTCAGTGCCCCTTCTGACCTCCTTGGTGCCAGCCCTGCCCTTGCCTGCCTCAGCCTTTGAAAAGACAGGTTCCAGCTACCTGCACTCTTTGTGGTCCTGGGCAGTGAGGGGGGCAACATACTGACTGGAAGGAAAGGGCTCCCATCAAAGCCCTGCTAAACATGCCCTGTCGGTGCCATCGGAACCCACACCCTTCCGTGAAGGACGTGGGGCGCCGGGCAAGAAGTCTCACCACTTGTAAGTCACCTTTAAGGGGAGCTCCCTACCACAGCGCAGTCACTGCAGTCTGTGCCTGGGCACTCTCAAGTCTTCCCCCATTATCATCTGAATAAAAGCAGAAGCATAGATGTCTTTTCTGacagttcagttcctgggaaCTTGATAGCTCCAAAACACCTGGGTGTTCACACCCTGTGCACTGTTCTAAGTCCTATTTGTATGTTCCAACTCACGGTGAAGGAGAAATGACAAGCAATCCACAGGTCCCAGTAGTAAAACATTTACTAGAGCAAGCAGAAAGGAATGCACATCTTAAAGAAACCTTCACAAAGTCACAAAATTTGAagtatgtatatttcttttccttttataaacaagataaaacaaaaatcatcaaAATCATTTCAGCAAAAGATTTTTCTACCATTGtggcaagttaaaaaaaatacaatgaaatagaaGACACTTTAAAAGCTgttgttgggtttttgtttttttcattttaaatttagcaaCAGTTTAGGCCCAGAGCAGTCCTGTTTCCAGGATCGTCTTTCCCCTCAGCTGCAGGGACTCTGGGTCTGGCAGGCTGCTGCTTCCTGTCTCAGGGCTGGACGCAAACCTGGCTGGGAAACCTGAGCATCAACTCACGTGAAtcaggcccctccctgcccccacctccccttgCAGAGGCTTGGAGGTGCTTCAGTGCACACCCCCAACACCTCCAAGGACTGATCTGTAGAATCAACCCAGCCTCAGATGAGGACTGCCTGGCCACAGAAAAATTTGTAGGTGTTTTTAAGGTGACATTTTAGTAAAAAATATGCACTACATACATATAAACCTAGAGTGAGTTTTGTGCCCTGTAAGGCCCCTTCTCCCAAGGTATCCTCAGCTGACCCTCGTGACACCCAGAGCCAAAAGAAGCTGCCGACTCTGGCTGCTTCTAAGACGAAAGCAGCTTCCCAAGAAAATACCTGAAACGTTCCCTAGGTGAATGGGTCACGTCTCCAAACTCCAGCTGTCCACTAAGGGCCCAGGGTCCTTATACCTTGGGCCCCAACCCAGCCCTGAGACACCTAGTTaccaaatctaaaaataaaattaaagacaacTGATTTCACGCTTCAGCACATACCCTCTAACTGTCCCATCGACTTTTCTTGCGCTTGGGTGGCTCAGGGACAGCGAAACCATCAGGAGTCTTATCTGTCTTGCTGTCCATCTTGTCCACCTTGGGGCTGTCCACCTTGCTTTCACGATTACAACTTTCCTTCCTGCTTTCACCATTCCGACCGTCACTGGCACCCCGGCTCTCCCCGTGTCGGCCTCCGCCCCCTCCATGCCTGTTTTCTCCGTGAGGATGACCATCAGCGTGACGGCGGCTGTCAGTGTGACGGCTGCTGCTCTCTGGGTAGCGGTATCCATCTCCATGGCGACCCCCATCTCCATGGCGACCCCCATCTCCATGACGTGGACTATCGCCATGCCGATTGCCACTCTCTCCATGACTGTGACGACTTCCACCCCGGTTCTCAGTATATCGCTCTCTTTTCCCATTGCCACCCCCAGTCCCTTCTCGGCTGTTACTCCCTGAAGCTGTGTTGTTGACGCCCGGAGCTGCGGCAGAAGGGTAGGTCACCGGGGCACTGCTGAGGTTCCCAGTACTGCCAAAGCCTGGGATACCCTTCGTGGCGCTGGCAATGGGGCTGTCAGGACTGCTGTGGCCCTGCTGGGCTGAATTAGTTGGAACTGAATTCAAGCTTCCTGCACTAGTCCATCCGCTCGCCCCAGCCGCAGAGCTTCCAGCCTTCTGGTTGCTTAAACTGGCAGCAACAAAGTGACTCTTGTACTGTGACTAAGAGAGAGACAACAGCAGTGGGTGAGACAGGAAGTGTAAGAAACCTAATGGCCCAGCTAGCTAACTGGAGGTACAGAAGGATGAGGAGCAGTTCAGGGCACAAGAGGCACAAAACCAAACTTGTCTTAGATAACGCAACGGCAAGCACTCAACCAGGTTACAAGAGCCCTGGCGCCCTGACAGTTGgtagagcagggagggaacactGACACTGCTGTAAGACGAGGGCCCCGAGTGTGCCTGAAGGAGACGCCCAGCAACAGGGGTTTGTCCAGCCTCTACACCTGCAGCTCTAGGTAAGCTGCAGTTAAGCCGATATTCAGAACTGAAAACGGGGGAAGGCCCTCGGGAAATCCAGCACCAAGTGTACAAGGCCAGCTACCATCTCAGGAAGATCAGTGCCCCTCACCACTGCCCCAAGTGCTTGATTTCACACCTGGAAAGCCGCTTTCATTGCCGTCAGCCGGTCTCCCATGGCTCCCGTGGAGGGCTTGTAGGCCTCATAATTGCTCATTACATTGTTGTTACTTCCTCGGtcctaaaaaataaacatactcaTGAGAAAGGAAGAGtaagcagggaagcccactgccACAGAAGGGCCTCAATATGCTAGAAACAAGAGGGAGCTGAAATAGGTGTGGGATTTTTTTATGCCTTTCAACCCATTAAATCTGAGAACCCACCCTAACAATCAGAAATGAGGTCAGATTATGCCCAAAGCTGATCACCTGGTATTATTTATAGGCATAAACATTACGTTTATGTAAATGtgtaaaaattatgttaaagCTAAAAAGGCCACAAGGCAGTGCAGCACACACATAACTGCTCAGGCTCTACATCCAAACCCTGAAGAGTCTGAACCTCAGCTTCTACGCTTCCCACAGTGTAACCTTGGGTGCCTCAGTCTATCAGCTGTATTTACTCAGAGTGACTGTGAAGCCCGAGTTAACGTGTGTGGCTGCTTGAACTGGCCGGGCACATCCTAAGTGCTCGGTATTACCACTATCACCTGCATGATCCATAGCAGCAGCATCACTGTAATGCGGGGACAGGCTACTTCACCAAGACACCAAGTTACCCACGGTGATCCAGACACGCAGACTGACAGCTTTCTTCCTTGGCTTAAGAATCAAGTGACAAGAAAGTTAAGAAAGCCAGGCAGGGGGAGCTTTTGTTACTTGGTTTGTGAGAAAAGCTAGCTCTTGTATCTGAACCAATTTCCCAGAGAGTGTAGTATTGTTTGTGCGTTTAGTTACAAGATATAGCTGAATTATAGAGGGACCCTCTGGCTCAAGGCCAATGCTGGATGGCGTGTAGAAAGAC includes:
- the FTSJ3 gene encoding pre-rRNA 2'-O-ribose RNA methyltransferase FTSJ3 is translated as MGKKGKVGKSRRDKFYHLAKETGYRSRSAFKLIQLNRRFQFLQKARALLDLCAAPGGWLQVAAKFMPVSSLIVGVDLVPIKPLPNVVTLQEDITTERCRQALRKELKTWKVDVVLNDGAPNVGASWAHDAYSQAHLTLMALRLACDFLGRGGCFITKVFRSRDYQPLLWIFQQLFRRVQATKPQASRHESAEIFVVCQGFLAPDKVDSKFFDPKFAFKEVEVQAKTVTELVTKKKPKAEGYAEGDLTLYHRTSVTDFLRAANPVDFLSKASEISLDDSELAQHPATTEDIRVCCQDIKVLGRKELRSLLNWRTKLRRYMAKKLKEQAKALDISLSSGEEEEGEEEESTAGTGPQPSQEEEEEEQLNRTLAEMKAQEVAELKRKKKKLLREQRKQRERVELKMDLPGVSIADEGETGMFSLRTIRGHQLLEEVTQGDMSAADTFLSDLPRDDIYISDGEDDDDASLDSDLDPEELAGVKEPQSLKDQKCVRFAEVEDDKEEEEENPLLVPLEEKAVLQEEQASLWFSKDGFSGIEDDADEALEISQAQLLYESRRKGQRPPPPPSNEEMESKPPPCQGEAPKGAGAPKGSEVAPGPGEEESDGDGGSDSDDSSEDEESWKSQRGKKRGRGSRSEDDGGFEVVPIEDPVKHRILDPEGLALGAVIASSKKAKRDLIDDSFSRYTFNEDEGELPDWFVQEEKQHRIRQLPVDKKEVEHYRKRWREINARPIKKVAEAKARKKRRMLKKLEQTKKKAEAVVNTVDISEREKVAQLRSLYKKAGLGKEKRQVTYVVAKKGVGRKVRRPAGVRGHFKVVDSRMKKDQRAQQRKEQKKKHKRK